Proteins encoded within one genomic window of Gallus gallus isolate bGalGal1 chromosome 1, bGalGal1.mat.broiler.GRCg7b, whole genome shotgun sequence:
- the LOC121109077 gene encoding heat shock transcription factor, X-linked-like: MAARATFDQCETGHIEMEAFASDLEELAETSSSTSTDPAGQDQAPAGHAAGTPMLEEQGSQRFPDEEESKGLPLRSSEEGAGQASSCSPLSFPQKLWVLAESEQVKSIRWGHGGNCIVVEEERFMEEVLAKEAPVRAFGCTSVKSFVRQLNHYGFTKVPRDLERSPSLPEFLAEEEAIAAGRKLLLYSSPFFRRDYPWLLERCKRRAAHKRKAVAAPALQESGNESPQRSSPDVRPTQGAAAGPARNLQAAEHQGTQAASPLGPAPAKRPKNDTLRAQGGDAHILPGPAAAPALEQHQALPCSVLPPSSNHVLGATCTPPPQGTLPFVVPTFTPGHPQQELPQPPETPQLQAPWDALTFLGSCFAMAMRAAAMMMPPGWQPRAAPHCPTCTCSQHQAAPHCPTCTCSQRRADAGHGMGP; this comes from the exons ATGGCTGCACGCGCAACCTTTGATCAATGCGAGACCGGGCACATTGAAATGGAAGCTTTTGCTTCTGATCTGGAGGAGCTGGCCGAGACCTCCAGCTCCACTTCCACTGACCCAGCAGGACAGGACCAAGCACCAGCTGGCCATGCAGCTGGAACACCAATGCTGGAAGAACAGGGTTCACAGCGGTTTCCCGATGAAGAGGAATCCAAAGGTTTACCTCTGAGATCCTCTGAGGAAGGCGCTGGCCAAGCCAGCAGCTGCTCGCCACTCAGCTTCCCGCAGAAACTCTGGGTACTGGCCGAAAGTGAGCAAGTGAAGAGCATTCGGTGGGGCCATGGAGGAAACTGCATCGTGGTCGAGGAAGAACGGTTCATGGAGGAAGTCCTGGCCAAGGAAGCGCCCGTGAGAGCCTTTGGGTGTACAAGCGTGAAAAGCTTTGTTCGCCAGCTCAACCACTACGGCTTCACCAAAGTGCCACGGGACCTGGAAAGATCTCCGTCCCTTCCTGAGTTTCTGGCTGAGGAAGAAGCGATTGCTGCCGGTAGGAAG ctaCTCCTCTACTCCAGCCCATTCTTCAGAAGAGATTACCCGTGGCTGCTGGAGCGCTGCAAGCGCAGAGCGGCCCACAAGAGAAAAGCCGTGGCTGCCCCTGCGCTGCAGGAGAGTGGGAACGAGAGCCCCCAGAGGAGCAGCCCAGATGTCCGGCCCACACAGGGAGCGGCCGCTGGGCCAGCGAGgaacctgcaggcagcagagcaccaAGGCACGCAGGCAGCATCGCCCTTGGGGCCCGCGCCAGCCAAGCGCCCTAAGAATGACACCCTCCGAGCCCAAGGAGGCGATGCTCACATCCTGccaggccctgctgctgcaccagcactggaacagcaccaggctctgccctgctctgtgctgccaccGAGCAGCAACCACGTGCTGGGTGCCACTTGCACTCCACCACCACAGGGCACTCTGCCCTTTGTGGTCCCTACTTTCACACCAGGCCATCCTCAGCAGGAGCTCCCGCAGCCCCCAGAAACACCACAGCTGCAGGCTCCCTGGGACGCCCTGACTTTCCTTGGCTCCTGCTTTGCAATGGCCATGAGGGCAGCAGCCATGATGATGCCACCAGGCTGGCAGCCCCGTGCAGCCCCGCACTGCCCAACGTgcacctgcagccagcaccaggCAGCCCCGCACTGCCCAACGTGCACCTGCAGCCAGCGCCGGGCAGATGCAGGACATGGGATGGGCCCGTAG
- the LOC121107606 gene encoding heat shock transcription factor, X-linked-like: protein MAARATFDQCETGHIEMEAFASDLEELAETSSSTSTDPAGQDQAPAGHAAGTPMLEEQGSRRFPDEEESKGLPLRSSEEGAGQDSSCSPLSFPQKLWVLAESEQVKSIRWGHGGNCIVVEEERFMEEVLAKEAPVRAFGCTSVKSFVRQLNHYGFTKVPRDLERSPSLPEFLAEEEAIAAGRKLLLYSSPFFRRDYPWLLERCKRRAAHKRKAVAAPALQESGNESPQRSSPDVRPTQGAAAGPVRNLQAAEHQGTQAASPLGSAPAKRPKNDTLRAQGGDAHILPGPAAAPALEQHQALPCSVLPPSSNHVLGATCTPPPQGTLPFVVPTFTPGHPQQELPQPPETPQLQAPWDALTFLGSCFAMAMRAAAMMMPPGWQPRAAPHCPTCTCSQHQAAPHCPTCTCSQRRADAGHGMGP, encoded by the exons ATGGCTGCACGCGCAACCTTTGATCAATGCGAGACCGGGCACATTGAAATGGAAGCTTTTGCTTCTGATCTGGAGGAGCTGGCCGAGACCTCCAGCTCCACTTCCACTGACCCAGCAGGACAGGACCAAGCACCAGCTGGCCATGCAGCTGGAACACCAATGCTGGAAGAACAGGGTTCACGGCGGTTTCCCGATGAAGAGGAATCCAAAGGTTTACCTCTGAGATCCTCTGAGGAAGGCGCTGGCCAAGACAGCAGCTGCTCGCCACTCAGCTTCCCACAGAAACTCTGGGTACTGGCCGAAAGTGAGCAAGTGAAGAGCATTCGGTGGGGCCATGGAGGAAACTGCATCGTGGTCGAGGAAGAACGGTTCATGGAGGAAGTCCTGGCCAAGGAAGCGCCTGTGAGAGCCTTTGGGTGTACAAGCGTGAAAAGCTTTGTTCGCCAGCTCAACCACTACGGCTTCACCAAAGTGCCACGGGACCTGGAAAGATCTCCGTCCCTTCCTGAGTTTCTGGCTGAGGAAGAAGCGATTGCTGCCGGTAGGAAG ctaCTCCTCTACTCCAGCCCATTCTTCAGAAGAGATTACCCGTGGCTGCTGGAGCGCTGCAAGCGCAGAGCGGCCCACAAGAGAAAAGCCGTGGCTGCCCCTGCGCTGCAGGAGAGTGGGAACGAGAGCCCCCAGAGGAGCAGCCCAGATGTCCGGCCCACACAGGGAGCGGCCGCTGGGCCAGTGAGgaacctgcaggcagcagagcaccaAGGCACGCAGGCAGCATCGCCCTTGGGGTCCGCGCCAGCCAAGCGCCCTAAGAATGACACCCTCCGAGCCCAAGGAGGCGATGCTCACATCCTGccaggccctgctgctgcaccagcactggaacagcaccaggctctgccctgctctgtgctgccaccGAGCAGCAACCACGTGCTGGGTGCCACTTGCACTCCACCACCACAGGGCACTCTGCCCTTTGTGGTCCCTACTTTCACACCAGGCCATCCTCAGCAGGAGCTCCCGCAGCCCCCAGAAACACCACAGCTGCAGGCTCCCTGGGACGCCCTGACTTTCCTTGGCTCCTGCTTTGCAATGGCCATGAGGGCAGCAGCCATGATGATGCCACCAGGCTGGCAGCCCCGTGCAGCCCCGCACTGCCCAACGTgcacctgcagccagcaccaggCAGCCCCGCACTGCCCAACGTGCACCTGCAGCCAGCGCCGGGCAGATGCAGGACATGGGATGGGCCCGTAG